Proteins found in one Amycolatopsis aidingensis genomic segment:
- a CDS encoding protein kinase family protein: MNTRRSEQGDGTRVNIRTRGGSLAPGGVVGDGRYRLLAQFGIDERAGAHLWRARDGQLRRDVALTMLVGDPADGEAARAARRTLDRAAHAAKFSHGGVARVLDVLSLGNGITSSEGLLGIVVAEWTKGSDLSDLVTERPVAPATAARMVQALAEAVDSAHHSGLVLGLDHPQRLRLTPDGRLRLAFPGPLPDATLRDDVKALGAVLYLLLTGRWALPGGPPAIPAAPYSPNGRLVPARSLQPTVPAALSALAGRTIEDGGQGAIRTSSAILRVLEQAAEEEERTQLIKQVGDESVDEDGGVWTTKKPVKDAARRRKLALGVTVLAVAAVGILAWLGMMAIDFFQDDPASGPPVNVADEPTTQQADPDQGRQPPESQPPALGEPVQPASVQVYNPEGTGDHVAQAKNAIDGDPATIWRTDQYQQQLPALKSGVGLIVEFDDPINLKQLKIAADSPGTAVEVRVAEESDPSLEATRVVASTELTEVQTEIDLPKPEQAEYVIVWITKLSEDGADHVSEIGELTFVPTQP; this comes from the coding sequence GTGAACACGAGACGGAGCGAGCAAGGGGACGGGACCCGGGTGAACATTCGCACCAGGGGCGGCTCGCTGGCGCCCGGGGGAGTCGTCGGCGACGGCCGGTATCGGCTGCTCGCCCAGTTCGGCATCGACGAGCGCGCCGGCGCGCACCTGTGGCGGGCGCGGGACGGGCAGCTGCGCCGGGATGTCGCGCTGACCATGCTGGTCGGCGACCCGGCCGATGGCGAGGCCGCCAGGGCTGCGCGGCGCACCCTGGACCGCGCGGCACACGCGGCGAAGTTCAGCCATGGCGGGGTGGCCAGGGTGCTGGACGTGCTGAGTCTCGGCAACGGCATCACCTCCAGCGAGGGGCTGCTTGGCATCGTGGTTGCCGAGTGGACCAAGGGCAGCGACCTGTCCGACCTGGTCACCGAGCGGCCGGTGGCGCCTGCCACGGCGGCGCGGATGGTGCAGGCCCTGGCCGAGGCGGTGGACAGCGCGCATCACTCCGGCCTGGTGCTCGGCCTGGACCATCCGCAGCGGCTGCGGCTGACCCCGGACGGCAGGCTGCGGCTGGCCTTCCCCGGCCCGCTACCGGACGCGACCCTGCGCGATGACGTCAAGGCCCTTGGCGCGGTGCTGTACCTGCTGCTCACCGGCAGGTGGGCGTTGCCGGGCGGGCCGCCGGCCATCCCGGCCGCACCGTACTCCCCGAACGGCAGACTGGTGCCTGCCAGGTCCCTGCAGCCGACAGTGCCCGCGGCGTTGTCCGCGCTGGCCGGGCGCACGATCGAGGACGGTGGGCAGGGGGCCATCCGCACCAGCTCGGCGATCCTGCGGGTGCTGGAGCAGGCCGCGGAGGAAGAGGAACGCACCCAGCTGATCAAGCAGGTCGGCGATGAGAGCGTCGACGAGGACGGCGGGGTGTGGACCACGAAGAAGCCGGTGAAGGACGCCGCGCGGCGGCGCAAGCTGGCGCTCGGGGTGACCGTGCTCGCGGTCGCCGCGGTGGGCATCCTGGCCTGGCTGGGCATGATGGCGATCGACTTCTTCCAGGACGACCCGGCCTCCGGGCCGCCGGTGAACGTGGCCGATGAGCCGACCACCCAGCAGGCCGACCCGGATCAGGGCCGGCAGCCACCGGAATCGCAACCGCCCGCGCTCGGCGAACCGGTTCAACCCGCCTCGGTGCAGGTGTACAACCCGGAGGGCACCGGGGATCACGTGGCGCAGGCGAAGAACGCCATCGACGGCGATCCGGCCACGATCTGGCGTACCGACCAGTACCAGCAGCAGCTGCCCGCGCTGAAGTCCGGGGTCGGCCTGATCGTGGAGTTCGACGATCCGATCAACCTGAAGCAGCTGAAGATCGCCGCGGACAGCCCTGGCACGGCGGTCGAGGTGCGGGTGGCCGAGGAGTCCGACCCTTCGCTGGAGGCGACCAGGGTCGTGGCCAGCACCGAGCTGACCGAGGTGCAGACCGAGATCGACCTGCCGAAACCGGAGCAGGCGGAGTACGTGATCGTCTGGATCACCAAACTGTCCGAGGACGGCGCGGACCATGTCTCGGAGATCGGCGAGCTGACGTTCGTGCCTACGCAACCGTGA
- the sigM gene encoding RNA polymerase sigma factor SigM codes for MTAAAPSDADLIAAHAAGDPHAFTELVRRHRDRMWAVALRTVRDPEEAADALQDAFISAFRAASKFRAESQVTTWLHRIVVNACLDRVRRRQARPTVPLPETGQHEPAVPRDALAERETTLVVRRALDELPEDQRGPIVLVDVEGYSVAETASMLGIAEGTVKSRCARGRAKLAKVLGHLRNPDTEEAVPTHESKRQEPSGRTTQAAPHAGGQRDGEGR; via the coding sequence GTGACCGCAGCCGCACCATCGGACGCCGATCTCATCGCGGCACATGCCGCCGGGGACCCGCACGCGTTCACCGAACTGGTCCGCCGACATCGTGACCGCATGTGGGCCGTAGCCTTACGCACCGTGCGCGATCCGGAAGAAGCCGCCGACGCGCTGCAGGACGCCTTCATCTCGGCGTTCCGCGCGGCGAGCAAGTTCCGCGCCGAGTCCCAGGTCACCACCTGGTTGCACCGCATCGTGGTGAACGCCTGCCTGGACCGGGTACGCAGGCGGCAGGCGCGGCCCACCGTGCCGCTGCCGGAGACCGGGCAGCACGAGCCCGCAGTGCCGCGGGACGCGCTGGCCGAGCGGGAGACCACGCTGGTGGTCCGCAGGGCGCTGGACGAGCTGCCGGAGGACCAGCGTGGCCCGATCGTGCTGGTGGATGTCGAGGGATATTCGGTCGCGGAGACGGCGAGCATGCTCGGCATCGCCGAAGGCACGGTGAAGAGCCGGTGTGCCCGGGGTCGCGCCAAGCTCGCCAAGGTTCTCGGGCATTTGCGGAACCCGGACACCGAAGAGGCCGTCCCAACTCACGAAAGCAAACGCCAGGAGCCATCGGGGCGTACGACGCAGGCCGCGCCGCACGCGGGCGGGCAACGTGACGGGGAGGGACGATGA
- the trxB gene encoding thioredoxin-disulfide reductase, giving the protein MAQDVRNLIIVGSGPAGYTAAVYAARAQLDPLVFEGSQFGGALMTTTEVENYPGFREGIQGPELMEQMRAQAEHFGAELRAEDVEELDLTGDVKYVTVNGTRYAARAVVLAMGAAARYLYVPGEQELLGRGVSSCATCDGFFFRDKDIAIVGGGDSAMEEATFLTKFARTVTVVHRREEFRASKIMLARARANEKIRWQLNSQVTEVLGDGSVSGLKLRDTVTGEESELAVSGFFVAIGHDPRSELVRGQVDLDEEGYVLAKGRSSYTNLDGVFAAGDLVDRTYRQAITAAGSGCTAAIDAERWLAEHEVAEEAQEAPELVGGGYAASAPVN; this is encoded by the coding sequence GTGGCACAGGACGTACGGAACCTGATCATCGTGGGATCGGGTCCCGCGGGATACACCGCGGCCGTGTACGCGGCGCGCGCCCAGCTGGATCCCCTGGTGTTCGAGGGGTCGCAGTTCGGCGGGGCGCTGATGACCACGACCGAGGTGGAGAACTACCCGGGCTTCCGGGAGGGTATCCAGGGGCCCGAGCTGATGGAGCAGATGCGTGCGCAGGCCGAGCACTTCGGGGCCGAGCTGCGCGCCGAGGATGTCGAGGAGCTCGACCTCACCGGCGACGTCAAGTACGTGACGGTGAACGGCACCCGGTACGCCGCCCGCGCGGTGGTGCTGGCGATGGGCGCGGCGGCAAGGTACCTGTACGTGCCAGGGGAGCAGGAGCTGCTCGGTCGCGGGGTGTCCTCCTGCGCCACCTGCGACGGGTTCTTCTTCCGGGACAAGGACATCGCGATCGTCGGCGGCGGCGACTCGGCGATGGAGGAGGCCACGTTCCTCACCAAGTTCGCGCGCACGGTGACGGTGGTGCACCGGCGCGAGGAGTTCCGCGCCTCGAAGATCATGCTGGCGCGGGCGCGGGCGAACGAGAAGATCCGGTGGCAGCTGAACTCGCAGGTCACCGAGGTGCTCGGGGACGGGAGCGTGTCCGGGCTGAAGCTGCGCGACACGGTCACCGGGGAGGAGTCGGAGCTGGCGGTTTCCGGGTTCTTCGTGGCCATCGGGCACGATCCGCGCAGCGAGCTGGTGCGCGGCCAGGTAGACCTGGACGAGGAGGGGTACGTGCTGGCCAAGGGGCGCAGCTCGTACACCAACCTGGACGGGGTGTTCGCCGCGGGTGACCTGGTGGACCGCACCTACCGGCAGGCGATCACCGCGGCGGGGTCCGGTTGCACGGCGGCCATCGACGCCGAGCGGTGGCTGGCCGAGCACGAGGTCGCCGAGGAGGCCCAGGAAGCACCCGAACTGGTCGGCGGCGGTTACGCCGCATCGGCGCCGGTGAACTGA
- the trxA gene encoding thioredoxin: protein MSDTVAVTDSTFVDDVLSSDKPVLVDFWATWCGPCKMVAPVLEEIASDHKDKLKIAKLDVDQNPQTARDYQVMSIPTLILFQGGKQVKQIVGAKPKAALLSELSEVIG from the coding sequence ATGAGCGACACCGTTGCGGTGACCGACTCGACCTTCGTCGATGACGTGCTGTCCAGCGACAAGCCAGTGCTGGTCGACTTCTGGGCCACCTGGTGCGGCCCGTGCAAGATGGTCGCGCCGGTGCTGGAGGAGATCGCCAGCGACCACAAGGACAAGCTGAAGATCGCCAAGCTGGACGTGGACCAGAACCCGCAGACCGCCAGGGACTACCAGGTCATGTCGATTCCGACGTTGATCCTGTTCCAGGGCGGCAAGCAAGTGAAGCAGATCGTCGGCGCGAAGCCGAAGGCGGCCCTGCTCTCGGAGCTGTCCGAGGTCATCGGCTGA
- a CDS encoding N-acetylmuramoyl-L-alanine amidase, with protein sequence MRVLRRGDAGPDVAEIRSMLAALDLLPSAQGSNGHGAFDLAVEQAVRAFQQRRGLLTDGVVGPATYRALRGANYHLGSRPLAYLISTPVHGDDVFALQDRLTELGYDAGRPDGVFGPQTERGLRNFQRDYGLLVDGICGAAVVRALRQLSPRARGGRPVFLREQEQVRRAGPRLSGKRIVLDPGHGGADTGVNVHGLREADLVWDLARRLEGRMKATGMEALLSRGPAHSPAEADRAAFANEVGADLFLSLHCDQNSAPEAQGVASFHYGNGYGSTSTVGELLAGFIQRELAARTGLKDCRTHRKTWEILLKTRCPAVRIEIGYLTNAEDRRRLADPAFRDIVAEGILVAVKRLYLLGENDQPTGTFTFADVLAHELAKAE encoded by the coding sequence ATGCGGGTACTCCGCCGCGGCGACGCCGGTCCGGACGTCGCCGAGATCAGGTCCATGCTCGCCGCGCTGGACCTGCTCCCGTCGGCACAGGGTTCCAATGGTCACGGCGCTTTCGATCTCGCGGTGGAACAGGCCGTCCGGGCCTTCCAGCAGCGCCGTGGCCTGCTCACCGACGGGGTCGTCGGGCCCGCGACCTACCGGGCTCTGCGGGGGGCCAACTACCACCTCGGCAGCAGGCCGCTGGCGTATCTGATCTCGACCCCGGTGCATGGTGACGATGTGTTCGCGTTGCAGGACCGGCTCACCGAACTGGGGTACGACGCAGGCAGGCCGGACGGGGTGTTCGGCCCGCAGACCGAGCGGGGCCTGCGAAACTTCCAGCGCGACTACGGCCTGCTGGTGGACGGTATCTGCGGTGCCGCCGTGGTTCGTGCGCTGCGCCAGCTGTCCCCGCGGGCGCGCGGCGGCAGGCCGGTGTTCCTGCGGGAGCAGGAACAGGTGCGCCGCGCGGGCCCCCGGTTGAGCGGCAAGCGGATCGTGCTCGACCCGGGGCACGGCGGCGCCGACACCGGGGTGAACGTGCACGGCCTGCGCGAGGCCGACCTGGTCTGGGACCTGGCTCGCCGCCTCGAAGGCCGGATGAAGGCCACCGGCATGGAGGCCCTGCTGTCCCGCGGCCCTGCCCACAGCCCGGCCGAGGCCGACCGCGCCGCCTTCGCCAACGAGGTGGGCGCCGACCTGTTCCTCTCCCTGCACTGCGACCAGAACTCCGCCCCGGAGGCGCAGGGCGTGGCCAGCTTCCACTACGGCAACGGCTACGGCTCCACCTCCACGGTCGGCGAACTGCTGGCCGGCTTCATCCAGCGCGAGCTGGCCGCGCGCACCGGCCTGAAGGACTGCCGCACCCACCGCAAGACCTGGGAAATCCTGCTCAAGACCCGCTGCCCCGCGGTGCGCATCGAGATCGGCTACCTGACGAACGCCGAAGACCGCCGCCGCCTTGCCGACCCCGCCTTCCGCGACATCGTCGCCGAAGGAATCCTGGTCGCCGTCAAGCGCCTCTACCTGCTCGGCGAGAACGACCAGCCCACCGGCACCTTCACCTTCGCCGACGTACTCGCCCACGAACTCGCCAAAGCCGAGTAA
- a CDS encoding MarR family winged helix-turn-helix transcriptional regulator yields MGQDADDVSGAELGRELSTAVVAFHEAVGARLGVRAVDQRALAYIGRRGSLSAGELAKEIGLTPGAVTGMVDRLERAGLVCREPDPFDRRRVVISVAEGGSRAFAAAFAGLGKAMNDLVAGYEPAEQRVIADYLARTIEILRTQTRRLLEEDEPPGR; encoded by the coding sequence GTGGGTCAGGATGCCGACGATGTCAGCGGTGCCGAACTCGGGCGGGAGCTGAGTACTGCGGTGGTCGCGTTCCACGAGGCCGTAGGGGCACGGCTGGGGGTACGCGCGGTGGACCAGCGGGCGCTCGCGTACATCGGCAGGCGCGGTTCGTTGTCGGCGGGGGAGCTGGCGAAGGAGATCGGCCTGACCCCCGGCGCGGTTACCGGCATGGTCGACCGGCTGGAACGGGCCGGGCTGGTCTGCCGGGAGCCCGATCCGTTCGACCGCAGGCGGGTGGTGATCAGCGTGGCCGAGGGTGGCTCGCGGGCCTTCGCGGCCGCCTTCGCCGGGCTGGGCAAGGCCATGAACGACCTGGTGGCCGGCTACGAACCAGCCGAGCAGCGGGTGATCGCGGACTACCTGGCCCGCACGATCGAGATCCTGCGAACCCAGACCCGGCGACTCCTCGAGGAGGACGAACCCCCCGGCAGGTAA
- a CDS encoding GNAT family N-acetyltransferase produces MSRRITGVTLDNLEQLPRRCRRCVYWELAPHLREQAEEFGETEVEKEAWVSAVLLEWGSCGRIVFSEDLPVGFVLYAPPNAVPRSNAFPTSPPSPDAVLLTGFHVLPEFRDGGLGRVLVQAVAKDLTKRGVRAIEAFGDAENGEDEDPAEEHSCVLPAGFLQSVGFKTVRPHPRWPRLRLELRSAISWKEDVEAALEKLLGQVSVTTAEPSTARV; encoded by the coding sequence GTGTCGCGACGCATCACGGGCGTCACGCTGGACAACCTGGAGCAGTTGCCGCGGCGGTGCCGCCGCTGCGTGTACTGGGAACTCGCCCCGCACCTGCGGGAGCAGGCCGAGGAGTTCGGCGAGACCGAGGTGGAGAAGGAGGCCTGGGTCTCCGCGGTGCTGCTGGAGTGGGGCTCCTGCGGCCGGATCGTCTTCAGCGAGGACCTCCCCGTCGGGTTCGTGCTCTACGCCCCGCCGAACGCGGTGCCGAGGTCGAACGCATTCCCCACCTCGCCGCCCAGCCCGGACGCGGTGCTGCTGACCGGCTTCCACGTGCTACCCGAGTTCCGCGATGGCGGCCTTGGCAGGGTCCTCGTGCAGGCCGTGGCCAAGGACCTCACCAAGCGCGGGGTGCGGGCGATCGAGGCCTTCGGGGACGCGGAGAACGGCGAGGACGAGGATCCAGCCGAGGAGCACAGCTGCGTGCTGCCAGCCGGTTTCCTGCAGAGCGTCGGATTCAAGACGGTGCGCCCCCATCCACGCTGGCCCCGGTTGCGGCTGGAACTGCGTTCGGCCATCTCCTGGAAGGAAGACGTCGAGGCGGCCCTGGAAAAGCTACTCGGCCAGGTCAGCGTCACCACCGCCGAACCAAGTACCGCGCGCGTCTAA
- a CDS encoding aminotransferase-like domain-containing protein has protein sequence MTTSGPPEPTPGSQPNQAGHHNLDPHLDRYAARTAGMTASEIRALFAVASRPEVVSLAGGMPNLAALPLDSLSTQIADLIAEDGLVALQYGSAHGVPALREQICEIMAMEGISAHPDDVVVTVGSQMGLDMVTRLFCDPGDVVLAEGPSYVGALGSFAAYQAQVVHVAMDDDGLIPSALREALEQAERAGQRVKFLYTIPNFHNPAGVTLAVERRSEILEICATHGVLVIEDNPYGLLGFDGQTYPALRASDPDNVVYLGSFSKTFASGLRVGWVLAPHAVREKLVLAAESATLCPPTFNQLVVSRYLSTHDWKGQIKTFRENYRQRRDAILSALEQHMPPGCSWTKPDGGFYVWVTVPEGVDTKAMLPRAVTARVAYASGTGFYADGLGSRQMRLSYCYPTPERLREGVRRLAGVLESELELVRTFGNVPTRTISGPQSPSPDTA, from the coding sequence ATGACGACCTCCGGACCACCCGAACCCACGCCGGGTAGCCAGCCCAACCAGGCCGGGCACCACAACCTCGACCCGCATCTCGACCGGTACGCCGCGCGCACCGCAGGGATGACCGCGTCCGAGATCCGAGCGTTGTTCGCGGTCGCCAGCCGGCCCGAGGTGGTCTCGCTCGCGGGTGGCATGCCCAACCTGGCCGCGCTGCCGCTGGACTCGTTGTCCACCCAGATCGCCGACCTGATAGCCGAGGACGGGCTGGTCGCGTTGCAGTACGGCTCGGCGCACGGCGTGCCGGCGCTGCGCGAGCAGATCTGCGAGATCATGGCGATGGAGGGCATCTCGGCTCATCCCGACGACGTGGTGGTGACGGTCGGTTCGCAGATGGGCCTGGACATGGTCACCAGGCTGTTCTGCGATCCCGGGGACGTCGTGCTCGCCGAAGGCCCTTCCTACGTCGGCGCACTCGGCTCCTTCGCCGCGTACCAGGCGCAGGTGGTGCACGTCGCGATGGACGACGACGGCCTGATCCCCTCCGCCCTGCGCGAGGCACTCGAACAGGCCGAACGGGCGGGCCAGCGGGTCAAGTTCCTGTACACGATCCCGAACTTCCACAATCCGGCCGGGGTTACCCTCGCCGTCGAGCGCAGGTCCGAGATCCTGGAGATCTGCGCCACGCATGGCGTACTGGTGATCGAGGACAACCCGTACGGGCTGCTCGGCTTCGACGGCCAGACCTACCCGGCGCTGCGGGCCAGCGATCCGGACAACGTGGTGTACCTGGGTTCCTTCTCCAAGACCTTCGCCTCGGGCCTGCGGGTCGGCTGGGTGCTGGCACCCCACGCGGTGCGGGAGAAACTGGTGCTGGCCGCGGAGTCCGCCACCCTGTGCCCGCCCACCTTCAACCAGCTCGTGGTGTCCCGCTATCTCTCGACCCACGACTGGAAGGGCCAGATCAAGACGTTCCGGGAGAACTACCGGCAACGACGGGACGCCATCCTGTCCGCCCTCGAGCAGCACATGCCGCCCGGATGCAGCTGGACCAAGCCGGACGGCGGTTTCTATGTGTGGGTCACCGTGCCGGAAGGAGTGGACACCAAGGCGATGCTGCCGCGGGCGGTCACCGCCCGGGTCGCCTACGCCTCGGGCACCGGGTTCTACGCCGATGGGCTCGGTAGCAGGCAGATGCGGCTGTCCTACTGCTATCCCACCCCGGAACGGCTACGCGAGGGGGTACGCAGGCTGGCCGGCGTACTCGAGTCCGAGCTGGAACTCGTGCGCACCTTCGGTAACGTGCCGACCCGCACCATTTCCGGGCCGCAGTCGCCCTCGCCGGACACGGCCTGA
- a CDS encoding D-alanine--D-alanine ligase family protein, with product MTEPTVAVLAGGLSHERDVSLRSGRRLSAALRGEGLTVEEWDTDAGLLDRLREQRPDAAVVALHGGEGENGSVQTVLEMLHVPYVGTNSHGCRRAWDKPTAKTLVAEADFTTPDWVALPHSTFRELGAQAVLNAMVERLGLPLILKPDQGGSALGAQVVRDAADLPAAMVGCFAYGETVLAERFVDGVEVAVTVVERADEPEPLPAVEIVPESGVYDYTARYTAGLTDFFAPARLSADAAKAVGELAVAAHRLLGLRDISRSDAVVMADGTIQFLEVNPSPGLTETSTVPMAVEAAGTTLGAVFADLVARAIRRGG from the coding sequence GTGACCGAACCCACCGTTGCCGTGCTCGCCGGCGGCCTGTCCCACGAGCGCGACGTATCCCTGCGCTCCGGCCGCAGGCTGTCCGCCGCCCTGCGCGGCGAAGGGCTGACCGTGGAGGAGTGGGACACCGACGCCGGCCTGCTAGACCGCTTGCGCGAGCAGCGCCCGGACGCGGCCGTGGTGGCACTGCACGGCGGCGAGGGGGAGAACGGCTCGGTGCAGACCGTGCTGGAGATGCTGCACGTGCCGTACGTGGGTACGAACTCGCACGGCTGCCGCCGCGCCTGGGACAAGCCGACCGCCAAGACGCTGGTCGCCGAGGCGGACTTCACCACCCCGGACTGGGTGGCGTTGCCCCACAGCACCTTCCGCGAACTGGGCGCACAGGCCGTGCTGAACGCCATGGTGGAGCGGCTCGGCCTGCCGTTGATCCTCAAGCCCGACCAGGGTGGCTCCGCGCTGGGCGCGCAGGTGGTCCGGGATGCCGCCGACCTGCCCGCGGCCATGGTCGGCTGCTTCGCCTACGGCGAGACCGTACTGGCGGAACGTTTCGTCGACGGGGTGGAAGTAGCCGTTACGGTCGTGGAGCGCGCGGACGAACCCGAACCGCTGCCCGCCGTGGAGATCGTGCCGGAAAGCGGGGTCTACGACTACACCGCCCGGTACACCGCGGGGCTCACCGACTTCTTCGCCCCGGCACGGCTGTCGGCGGACGCGGCCAAGGCGGTCGGCGAACTCGCGGTGGCCGCGCACCGCCTGCTCGGGCTGCGGGACATTTCCCGGAGCGACGCCGTGGTGATGGCGGACGGCACTATCCAGTTCCTGGAAGTCAACCCTTCGCCAGGACTGACCGAGACCTCCACCGTGCCGATGGCGGTGGAGGCAGCCGGAACCACCCTCGGCGCGGTGTTCGCCGACCTGGTCGCGCGGGCCATCCGCCGTGGCGGCTGA
- a CDS encoding ParB/RepB/Spo0J family partition protein, giving the protein MTERRGGLGRGLAALIPTGPAATDGETVEVPVRIEDGEEAATNGASPAPATGGEVAGAVYKEVPVGSIKPNPKQPRQVFDEEALAELEHSIREFGLMQPIVVRQLPDDEYELVMGERRLRAAQQAELEQIPAIVRQTADEAMLRDALLENIHRVQLNPLEEAAAYQQLLDEFEVTHEELAARIGRSRPVITNTIRLLRLPLPVQRRVAAGVLSAGHARALLSMEDPGGQEELAARIVSEGLSVRATEEAVTLNKSEKPAKQKAPARKPMEAPGLQDLAERLSDAFDTRVKVDLGRRKGRIVVEFASVDDLERIVALMDPNQAKRTRYSDEG; this is encoded by the coding sequence ATGACCGAGCGAAGGGGCGGCCTCGGGCGAGGCCTGGCGGCGCTCATTCCCACCGGCCCCGCGGCCACCGACGGCGAGACCGTCGAAGTACCGGTACGGATCGAGGACGGCGAGGAAGCGGCCACGAACGGCGCCTCCCCCGCCCCCGCTACCGGAGGGGAGGTCGCCGGGGCGGTGTACAAGGAAGTGCCGGTCGGGTCGATCAAGCCGAACCCGAAGCAGCCCCGCCAGGTCTTCGATGAGGAGGCGCTGGCGGAACTCGAGCATTCCATCCGTGAGTTCGGCCTGATGCAGCCCATCGTCGTCCGGCAACTGCCGGACGACGAGTACGAGCTGGTGATGGGTGAGCGCAGGCTGCGCGCGGCCCAGCAGGCGGAGCTGGAGCAGATCCCCGCCATCGTCCGGCAGACCGCGGACGAGGCGATGCTGCGGGACGCGCTGCTGGAGAACATTCACCGGGTGCAGCTGAACCCTCTCGAGGAGGCGGCCGCGTATCAGCAGCTGCTGGATGAGTTCGAGGTGACCCACGAGGAGCTCGCGGCGCGGATCGGCCGGAGCCGGCCGGTCATCACCAACACGATCCGGCTGCTGCGACTGCCGCTGCCGGTGCAGCGGCGGGTGGCGGCCGGCGTGCTTTCCGCGGGGCACGCCCGTGCCCTGCTGTCCATGGAGGACCCCGGCGGTCAGGAGGAGCTGGCCGCCCGCATCGTGTCGGAGGGCCTCTCGGTACGGGCGACCGAGGAGGCGGTCACCCTCAACAAGAGTGAGAAGCCGGCCAAACAGAAGGCGCCCGCGCGCAAGCCGATGGAGGCACCCGGCCTACAGGACCTCGCGGAGCGACTCTCCGATGCCTTCGACACCCGGGTGAAGGTGGACCTCGGCCGCCGAAAGGGCCGGATCGTGGTCGAGTTCGCCTCGGTGGACGACCTCGAGCGCATCGTGGCGCTTATGGACCCAAATCAGGCAAAACGGACACGTTATTCCGATGAAGGATGA
- a CDS encoding ParA family protein has translation MNPPSPRPEAPGAGHELAWTPIEEEAHRAARVLHPEKHQLPRPARRRIMTVANQKGGVGKTTTAVNLAAGLALSGLKTLVIDLDPQGNASTALNVDHRSGTPSVYETLLGEVSVVEAAAMSEQSPNLLCVPATIDLAGAEIELVSMGSREARLKEALSEEALAELDVDYVFIDCPPSLGLLTVNAMVAAHEVLIPIQCEYYALEGLGQLLSNIDLVQQHLNRELTVSTILLTMYDGRTKLADQVTQEVRNHFGEVVLKTIIPRSVKVSEAPGYGQTVLAYDPGSRGAMCYLDAARELAERGARKDGQ, from the coding sequence GTGAACCCCCCATCCCCTCGACCCGAAGCCCCGGGTGCGGGCCACGAGCTGGCCTGGACGCCGATCGAAGAGGAAGCGCACCGGGCCGCCCGGGTGTTGCATCCGGAGAAGCATCAGCTGCCCCGCCCGGCCCGGCGCCGGATCATGACGGTCGCCAACCAGAAGGGCGGCGTCGGTAAGACCACCACGGCGGTCAATCTCGCCGCCGGGCTCGCGCTGTCCGGGCTGAAGACACTCGTCATCGACCTCGACCCACAGGGCAATGCCAGTACGGCGCTCAACGTGGACCATCGTTCTGGTACGCCTTCCGTCTACGAGACCTTGCTCGGTGAGGTGTCCGTGGTCGAGGCCGCCGCGATGAGCGAGCAGTCCCCCAACCTCCTCTGCGTGCCGGCCACCATCGACCTCGCCGGCGCGGAAATCGAGCTGGTGTCGATGGGTTCCCGGGAGGCCCGGCTCAAGGAGGCGCTGTCCGAGGAGGCGCTCGCGGAGCTGGACGTCGACTACGTCTTCATCGACTGCCCGCCCTCCCTCGGGCTGCTGACGGTCAACGCGATGGTGGCGGCGCATGAGGTGCTGATCCCGATCCAGTGCGAGTACTACGCGCTGGAAGGGCTCGGGCAGCTGCTCAGCAATATCGACCTCGTCCAGCAGCACCTGAATCGCGAGCTGACCGTGTCCACCATCCTGCTGACGATGTACGACGGCCGGACCAAGCTGGCCGATCAGGTCACCCAGGAAGTACGGAACCACTTCGGCGAGGTCGTGCTGAAGACGATCATCCCGCGCAGTGTGAAGGTCTCCGAGGCGCCGGGCTACGGCCAGACGGTCCTCGCTTACGACCCCGGTTCCCGGGGTGCCATGTGTTACCTCGACGCGGCTCGCGAGCTCGCCGAGCGTGGTGCACGAAAGGACGGCCAATGA